The following are from one region of the Bos mutus isolate GX-2022 chromosome 18, NWIPB_WYAK_1.1, whole genome shotgun sequence genome:
- the GNG8 gene encoding guanine nucleotide-binding protein G(I)/G(S)/G(O) subunit gamma-8, giving the protein MSNNMAKIAEARKTVEQLKLEVNIDRMKVSQAAAELLAFCETHAKDDPLVTPVPAAENPFRDKRLFCVLL; this is encoded by the exons ATGTCCAACAACATGGCCAAGATCGCGGAGGCCCGGAAGACCGTTGAGCAGCTGAAGCTGGAGGTGAACATCGACCGCATGAAG GTGTCGCAGGCAGCGGCCGAGCTCCTGGCCTTCTGCGAGACTCACGCCAAAGACGACCCGCTGGTGACGCCGGTACCCGCCGCAGAGAACCCCTTCCGAGACAAGCGCCTCTTCTGCGTCCTGCTCTGA